One Equus caballus isolate H_3958 breed thoroughbred chromosome 17, TB-T2T, whole genome shotgun sequence DNA window includes the following coding sequences:
- the STARD13 gene encoding stAR-related lipid transfer protein 13 isoform X11 produces MKLDVNFQRKKADDSDEEDLCISNKWTFQRTSRRWSRVDDLHTLFPGGDRNGSSGDFRMRNTTSSESVLTDLSEPEVCSIHSESSGGSDGRGPPGSQSAGREAFDGPGHCCAEGPGMLDATVVSGSLPQPPKDVPNYPFQPKNEKPTRTRAKSFLKRMETLRGKGAHGRHKGSGRTGGLVISGPVLQQEPESFKAMQCIQIPNGDLQNSPTAACRKGLPCPGKWSGESSQSENSSSGVSTPGLKERKCQEANKRGGMYLEDLDVLAGTALRDAGDQNHTHEFHSQENLVVHIPKDHKPGTFPKALSIESLSPTDNSNGVNWRTGSISLGRQQGPGAREPRLMASCHRASRVSIYDNVPGSHLYASTGDLLDLEKDDLFPHLDDILHHVNGLQEVVDDWSKNILPELQTHDALVGEPGLCPFPSPNQITLDFEGNSVSEGRTTPSDVERDGTSLNESEATGVRERRDSGVGASLTRPNRRLRWNSFQLSHQPQPSTASPHISNQTAGQLNLLQRFSLLRLTAIMEKYSMSNKHGWTCLSPQCAPGGFHDLVSVNSRSVPKFMKRMKVPDYKDKTVFGVPLIVHVQRTGQPLPQSIQQALRYLRSNCLDQVGLFRKSGVKSRIQALRQMNENFPENVSYEDQSAYDVADMVKQFFRDLPEPLFTNKLSETFLHIYQYVPKEQRLQAVQAAILLLADESREVLQTLLCFLHDVVNLVEENQMTPMNLAVCLAPSLFHLNLVKKESSPRVIQKKYATGKPDQKDLNENLAAAQGLAHMIMACDRLFEVPHELVAQSHNSYVEAEIHAPTLEDLGTQLEESGATFHTYLEHLVQGLQKEAKEKFKGWVTCSSTDNTDLAFKKVGDGNPLKLWKAAVEVEAPPSVVLNRVLRERHLWDEDFVQWKVVETLDKQTEIYQYVLNSMAPHPSRDFVVLRTWKTDLPKGMCTLVSLSVEHEEAQLMGGVRAMVMDSQYLIEPCGSGKSRLTHICRIDLKGHSPEWYNKGFGHLCAAEVARIRNSFQPLIAEGPETKI; encoded by the exons ATGAAACTTGATGTGAACTTCCAAAGGAAAAAG GCTGACGACTCAGATGAGGAAGATCTGTGTATCAGTAACAAATGGACTTTCCAAAGAACCAGCCGCCGATGGTCTCGCGTGGACGACCTCCACACGCTGTTTCCCGGAGGAGACAGAAATGGGTCCTCAGGAGACTTTAGGATGAGAAACACGACCAGCAGTGAAAGTGTCCTCACAGACCTGAGCGAGCCGGAGGTCTGCTCCATTCACAGCGAGAGCAGCGGCGGCAGCGACGGCCGCGGCCCCCCGGGCAGCCAGAGCGCCGGGCGCGAGGCCTTCGACGGCCCCGGGCACTGCTGCGCGGAAGGGCCCGGCATGCTGGACGCCACGGTGGTCAGCGGCAGCCTCCCGCAGCCCCCTAAGGACGTTCCCAACTACCCTTTCCAGCCAAAGAATGAGAAACCCACTAGGACCAGAGCCAAGTCATTTTTGAAACGCATGGAAACCCTGCGAGGGAAGGGAGCACACGGAAGGCATAAGGGATCGGGGCGGACTGGAGGCTTGGTGATCAGCGGGCCGGTGCTGCAACAGGAGCCAGAGTCTTTTAAGGCCATGCAGTGCATCCAGATCCCAAATGGAGATCTCCAGAACTCGCCCACAGCTGCCTGCAGAAAAGGGCTACCGTGCCCAGGCAAATGGAGCGGGGAAAGCAGCCAATCAGAAAACAGCAGCAGTGGGGTGAGCACGCCTGGCCTGAAGGAACGGAAATGCCAGGAGGCCAACAAGCGCGGGGGCATGTACTTAGAAGACCTGGATGTGCTGGCGGGGACAGCACTGCGGGACGCGGGCGACCAAAACCACACACATGAGTTCCATTCCCAAGAGAACTTGGTAGTGCATATTCCCAAGGATCACAAACCAGGAACGTTCCCCAAGGCGCTCTCTATCGAAAGCCTCTCGCCCACAGACAATAGCAATGGGGTTAACTGGAGGACCGGTAGCATCTCCCTGGGCAGACAGCAGGGCCCTGGTGCCAGGGAGCCCAGGCTCATGGCGTCCTGCCACAGAGCAAGTCGGGTCAGTATCTATGACAACGTCCCAGGCTCCCATTTGTACGCCAGCACGGGAGATCTTCTGGACTTGGAGAAAGACGATCTCTTCCCTCACTTAGATGACATTCTGCACCATGTCAATGGGCTCCAAGAGGTAGTGGATGACTGGTCGAAAAACATCTTGCCTGAACTGCAAACACATGATGCCTTGGTTGGGGAACCTGGTTTATGCCCCTTCCCGTCTCCTAACCAGATCACCTTAGATTTCGAAGGCAACTCTGTGTCCGAGGGTCGGACAACACCCAGTGATGTGGAAAGAGATGGGACATCTCTTAATGAATCGGAGGCCACTGGggtcagagaaaggagagattcTGGTGTAGGGGCCTCTCTGACCAGGCCAAACAG GCGACTCCGATGGAACAGTTTCCAGCTCTCGCATCAGCCTCAGCCGTCCACAGCGTCGCCCCACATCAGCAACCAGACGGCCGGCCAGCTGAACCTGCTCCAGCGCTTCTCGCTGCTTCGCCTCACGGCCATCATGGAGAAGTACTCCATGTCCAACAAACACGGCTGGACATG CCTCTCCCCACAGTGTGCCCCAGGAGGCTTCCATGACCTGGTTTCTGTGAATTCTAGGTCAGTTCCAAAGTTCATGAAGAGGATGAAAGTTCCTGATTACAAAGACAAGACCGTCTTTGGTGTTCCTCTCATAGTTCACGTCCAGAGAACGGGACAGCCTCTGCCTCAGAGTATTCAGCAAGCACTGAGATACCTGCGCAGCAACTGCCTCGATCAG GTGGGTCTTTTTCGAAAATCGGGTGTGAAATCTCGAATCCAGGCCTTACGCCAAATGAACGAGAACTTCCCTGAGAACGTCAGCTATGAGGACCAATCCGCTTATGACGTGGCGGATATGGTGAAACAGTTCTTCCgggacctccctgagcctctcttCACCAACAAGCTCAGCGAGACCTTCCTCCACATCTATCAGT ATGTCCCCAAAGAGCAGCGGCTGCAGGCAGTGCAGGCGGCCATCCTGCTGCTGGCGGATGAGAGCAGGGAAGTCCTGCAGACGCTGCTGTGCTTCCTGCACGACGTGGTCAACCTGGTGGAAGAGAACCAGATGACGCCCATGAACCTGGCGGTGTGTCTGGCCCCCTCCCTCTTTCATCTCAACTTAGTGAAGAAAGAAAGCTCCCCCAG AGTCATACAGAAGAAATACGCCACCGGGAAGCCAGATCAAAAGGACCTCAATGAGAATCTGGCAgctgctcaggggctggcccatatGATCATGGCATGCGACAGACTCTTTGAg GTCCCACATGAGTTGGTAGCCCAGTCTCATAACTCGTATGTGGAAGCTGAGATCCATGCTCCAACTCTGGAAGACCTGGGGACCCAGCTGGAAGAGAGCGGGGCGACCTTCCACACTTACCTGGAGCATCTCGTccagggcctccagaaggaagcCAAGGAGAAGTTCAAAGGCTGGGTCACGTGTTCCAGCACAGACAATACAGATCTTGCTTTCAAAAAG GTGGGAGATGGGAATCCGCTGAAGCTGTGGAAGGCTGCCGTGGAGGTGGAAGCGCCCCCCTCGGTGGTTTTGAATCGTGTGCTGAGAGAGCGCCACCTGTGGGATGAGGATTTTGTGCAGTGGAAGGTTGTGGAAACCCTGGACAAGCAAACAGAAATCTATCAGTACGTGTTGAACAGCATGGCCCCCCACCCTTCCAGAGACTTCGTGGTTCTCAG GACCTGGAAAACTGATTTGCCCAAAGGAATGTGTACCCTGGTGTCCCTGTCTGTGGAGCATGAGGAAGCCCAGCTCATGGGTGGCGTGCGGGCCATGGTGATGGATTCTCAGTATTTAATAGAACcttgtggttccggcaagtcaagaCTGACCCACATCTGCAGGATAGACCTGAA AGGTCACTCCCCAGAATGGTACAATAAAGGCTTTGGACATCTGTGTGCGGCAGAAGTTGCCAGGATTAGAAACTCTTTTCAGCCCCTCATTGCTGAAGGTCCGGAAACTAAAATCTGA
- the STARD13 gene encoding stAR-related lipid transfer protein 13 isoform X9: MSTGARPKTKELSNKRSKERGEIEAKEACDWLRAAGFPQYAQLYEDSQFPINIVAVKNDHDFLEKDLVEPLCRRLNTLNKCASMKLDVNFQRKKADDSDEEDLCISNKWTFQRTSRRWSRVDDLHTLFPGGDRNGSSGDFRMRNTTSSESVLTDLSEPEVCSIHSESSGGSDGRGPPGSQSAGREAFDGPGHCCAEGPGMLDATVVSGSLPQPPKDVPNYPFQPKNEKPTRTRAKSFLKRMETLRGKGAHGRHKGSGRTGGLVISGPVLQQEPESFKAMQCIQIPNGDLQNSPTAACRKGLPCPGKWSGESSQSENSSSGVSTPGLKERKCQEANKRGGMYLEDLDVLAGTALRDAGDQNHTHEFHSQENLVVHIPKDHKPGTFPKALSIESLSPTDNSNGVNWRTGSISLGRQQGPGAREPRLMASCHRASRVSIYDNVPGSHLYASTGDLLDLEKDDLFPHLDDILHHVNGLQEVVDDWSKNILPELQTHDALVGEPGLCPFPSPNQITLDFEGNSVSEGRTTPSDVERDGTSLNESEATGVRERRDSGVGASLTRPNRRLRWNSFQLSHQPQPSTASPHISNQTAGQLNLLQRFSLLRLTAIMEKYSMSNKHGWTWSVPKFMKRMKVPDYKDKTVFGVPLIVHVQRTGQPLPQSIQQALRYLRSNCLDQVGLFRKSGVKSRIQALRQMNENFPENVSYEDQSAYDVADMVKQFFRDLPEPLFTNKLSETFLHIYQYVPKEQRLQAVQAAILLLADESREVLQTLLCFLHDVVNLVEENQMTPMNLAVCLAPSLFHLNLVKKESSPRVIQKKYATGKPDQKDLNENLAAAQGLAHMIMACDRLFEVPHELVAQSHNSYVEAEIHAPTLEDLGTQLEESGATFHTYLEHLVQGLQKEAKEKFKGWVTCSSTDNTDLAFKKVGDGNPLKLWKAAVEVEAPPSVVLNRVLRERHLWDEDFVQWKVVETLDKQTEIYQYVLNSMAPHPSRDFVVLRTWKTDLPKGMCTLVSLSVEHEEAQLMGGVRAMVMDSQYLIEPCGSGKSRLTHICRIDLKGHSPEWYNKGFGHLCAAEVARIRNSFQPLIAEGPETKI; this comes from the exons acgACTAAATACGTTGAACAAGTGTGCCTCAATGAAACTTGATGTGAACTTCCAAAGGAAAAAG GCTGACGACTCAGATGAGGAAGATCTGTGTATCAGTAACAAATGGACTTTCCAAAGAACCAGCCGCCGATGGTCTCGCGTGGACGACCTCCACACGCTGTTTCCCGGAGGAGACAGAAATGGGTCCTCAGGAGACTTTAGGATGAGAAACACGACCAGCAGTGAAAGTGTCCTCACAGACCTGAGCGAGCCGGAGGTCTGCTCCATTCACAGCGAGAGCAGCGGCGGCAGCGACGGCCGCGGCCCCCCGGGCAGCCAGAGCGCCGGGCGCGAGGCCTTCGACGGCCCCGGGCACTGCTGCGCGGAAGGGCCCGGCATGCTGGACGCCACGGTGGTCAGCGGCAGCCTCCCGCAGCCCCCTAAGGACGTTCCCAACTACCCTTTCCAGCCAAAGAATGAGAAACCCACTAGGACCAGAGCCAAGTCATTTTTGAAACGCATGGAAACCCTGCGAGGGAAGGGAGCACACGGAAGGCATAAGGGATCGGGGCGGACTGGAGGCTTGGTGATCAGCGGGCCGGTGCTGCAACAGGAGCCAGAGTCTTTTAAGGCCATGCAGTGCATCCAGATCCCAAATGGAGATCTCCAGAACTCGCCCACAGCTGCCTGCAGAAAAGGGCTACCGTGCCCAGGCAAATGGAGCGGGGAAAGCAGCCAATCAGAAAACAGCAGCAGTGGGGTGAGCACGCCTGGCCTGAAGGAACGGAAATGCCAGGAGGCCAACAAGCGCGGGGGCATGTACTTAGAAGACCTGGATGTGCTGGCGGGGACAGCACTGCGGGACGCGGGCGACCAAAACCACACACATGAGTTCCATTCCCAAGAGAACTTGGTAGTGCATATTCCCAAGGATCACAAACCAGGAACGTTCCCCAAGGCGCTCTCTATCGAAAGCCTCTCGCCCACAGACAATAGCAATGGGGTTAACTGGAGGACCGGTAGCATCTCCCTGGGCAGACAGCAGGGCCCTGGTGCCAGGGAGCCCAGGCTCATGGCGTCCTGCCACAGAGCAAGTCGGGTCAGTATCTATGACAACGTCCCAGGCTCCCATTTGTACGCCAGCACGGGAGATCTTCTGGACTTGGAGAAAGACGATCTCTTCCCTCACTTAGATGACATTCTGCACCATGTCAATGGGCTCCAAGAGGTAGTGGATGACTGGTCGAAAAACATCTTGCCTGAACTGCAAACACATGATGCCTTGGTTGGGGAACCTGGTTTATGCCCCTTCCCGTCTCCTAACCAGATCACCTTAGATTTCGAAGGCAACTCTGTGTCCGAGGGTCGGACAACACCCAGTGATGTGGAAAGAGATGGGACATCTCTTAATGAATCGGAGGCCACTGGggtcagagaaaggagagattcTGGTGTAGGGGCCTCTCTGACCAGGCCAAACAG GCGACTCCGATGGAACAGTTTCCAGCTCTCGCATCAGCCTCAGCCGTCCACAGCGTCGCCCCACATCAGCAACCAGACGGCCGGCCAGCTGAACCTGCTCCAGCGCTTCTCGCTGCTTCGCCTCACGGCCATCATGGAGAAGTACTCCATGTCCAACAAACACGGCTGGACATG GTCAGTTCCAAAGTTCATGAAGAGGATGAAAGTTCCTGATTACAAAGACAAGACCGTCTTTGGTGTTCCTCTCATAGTTCACGTCCAGAGAACGGGACAGCCTCTGCCTCAGAGTATTCAGCAAGCACTGAGATACCTGCGCAGCAACTGCCTCGATCAG GTGGGTCTTTTTCGAAAATCGGGTGTGAAATCTCGAATCCAGGCCTTACGCCAAATGAACGAGAACTTCCCTGAGAACGTCAGCTATGAGGACCAATCCGCTTATGACGTGGCGGATATGGTGAAACAGTTCTTCCgggacctccctgagcctctcttCACCAACAAGCTCAGCGAGACCTTCCTCCACATCTATCAGT ATGTCCCCAAAGAGCAGCGGCTGCAGGCAGTGCAGGCGGCCATCCTGCTGCTGGCGGATGAGAGCAGGGAAGTCCTGCAGACGCTGCTGTGCTTCCTGCACGACGTGGTCAACCTGGTGGAAGAGAACCAGATGACGCCCATGAACCTGGCGGTGTGTCTGGCCCCCTCCCTCTTTCATCTCAACTTAGTGAAGAAAGAAAGCTCCCCCAG AGTCATACAGAAGAAATACGCCACCGGGAAGCCAGATCAAAAGGACCTCAATGAGAATCTGGCAgctgctcaggggctggcccatatGATCATGGCATGCGACAGACTCTTTGAg GTCCCACATGAGTTGGTAGCCCAGTCTCATAACTCGTATGTGGAAGCTGAGATCCATGCTCCAACTCTGGAAGACCTGGGGACCCAGCTGGAAGAGAGCGGGGCGACCTTCCACACTTACCTGGAGCATCTCGTccagggcctccagaaggaagcCAAGGAGAAGTTCAAAGGCTGGGTCACGTGTTCCAGCACAGACAATACAGATCTTGCTTTCAAAAAG GTGGGAGATGGGAATCCGCTGAAGCTGTGGAAGGCTGCCGTGGAGGTGGAAGCGCCCCCCTCGGTGGTTTTGAATCGTGTGCTGAGAGAGCGCCACCTGTGGGATGAGGATTTTGTGCAGTGGAAGGTTGTGGAAACCCTGGACAAGCAAACAGAAATCTATCAGTACGTGTTGAACAGCATGGCCCCCCACCCTTCCAGAGACTTCGTGGTTCTCAG GACCTGGAAAACTGATTTGCCCAAAGGAATGTGTACCCTGGTGTCCCTGTCTGTGGAGCATGAGGAAGCCCAGCTCATGGGTGGCGTGCGGGCCATGGTGATGGATTCTCAGTATTTAATAGAACcttgtggttccggcaagtcaagaCTGACCCACATCTGCAGGATAGACCTGAA AGGTCACTCCCCAGAATGGTACAATAAAGGCTTTGGACATCTGTGTGCGGCAGAAGTTGCCAGGATTAGAAACTCTTTTCAGCCCCTCATTGCTGAAGGTCCGGAAACTAAAATCTGA
- the STARD13 gene encoding stAR-related lipid transfer protein 13 isoform X12, protein MKLDVNFQRKKADDSDEEDLCISNKWTFQRTSRRWSRVDDLHTLFPGGDRNGSSGDFRMRNTTSSESVLTDLSEPEVCSIHSESSGGSDGRGPPGSQSAGREAFDGPGHCCAEGPGMLDATVVSGSLPQPPKDVPNYPFQPKNEKPTRTRAKSFLKRMETLRGKGAHGRHKGSGRTGGLVISGPVLQQEPESFKAMQCIQIPNGDLQNSPTAACRKGLPCPGKWSGESSQSENSSSGVSTPGLKERKCQEANKRGGMYLEDLDVLAGTALRDAGDQNHTHEFHSQENLVVHIPKDHKPGTFPKALSIESLSPTDNSNGVNWRTGSISLGRQQGPGAREPRLMASCHRASRVSIYDNVPGSHLYASTGDLLDLEKDDLFPHLDDILHHVNGLQEVVDDWSKNILPELQTHDALVGEPGLCPFPSPNQITLDFEGNSVSEGRTTPSDVERDGTSLNESEATGVRERRDSGVGASLTRPNRRLRWNSFQLSHQPQPSTASPHISNQTAGQLNLLQRFSLLRLTAIMEKYSMSNKHGWTWSVPKFMKRMKVPDYKDKTVFGVPLIVHVQRTGQPLPQSIQQALRYLRSNCLDQVGLFRKSGVKSRIQALRQMNENFPENVSYEDQSAYDVADMVKQFFRDLPEPLFTNKLSETFLHIYQYVPKEQRLQAVQAAILLLADESREVLQTLLCFLHDVVNLVEENQMTPMNLAVCLAPSLFHLNLVKKESSPRVIQKKYATGKPDQKDLNENLAAAQGLAHMIMACDRLFEVPHELVAQSHNSYVEAEIHAPTLEDLGTQLEESGATFHTYLEHLVQGLQKEAKEKFKGWVTCSSTDNTDLAFKKVGDGNPLKLWKAAVEVEAPPSVVLNRVLRERHLWDEDFVQWKVVETLDKQTEIYQYVLNSMAPHPSRDFVVLRTWKTDLPKGMCTLVSLSVEHEEAQLMGGVRAMVMDSQYLIEPCGSGKSRLTHICRIDLKGHSPEWYNKGFGHLCAAEVARIRNSFQPLIAEGPETKI, encoded by the exons ATGAAACTTGATGTGAACTTCCAAAGGAAAAAG GCTGACGACTCAGATGAGGAAGATCTGTGTATCAGTAACAAATGGACTTTCCAAAGAACCAGCCGCCGATGGTCTCGCGTGGACGACCTCCACACGCTGTTTCCCGGAGGAGACAGAAATGGGTCCTCAGGAGACTTTAGGATGAGAAACACGACCAGCAGTGAAAGTGTCCTCACAGACCTGAGCGAGCCGGAGGTCTGCTCCATTCACAGCGAGAGCAGCGGCGGCAGCGACGGCCGCGGCCCCCCGGGCAGCCAGAGCGCCGGGCGCGAGGCCTTCGACGGCCCCGGGCACTGCTGCGCGGAAGGGCCCGGCATGCTGGACGCCACGGTGGTCAGCGGCAGCCTCCCGCAGCCCCCTAAGGACGTTCCCAACTACCCTTTCCAGCCAAAGAATGAGAAACCCACTAGGACCAGAGCCAAGTCATTTTTGAAACGCATGGAAACCCTGCGAGGGAAGGGAGCACACGGAAGGCATAAGGGATCGGGGCGGACTGGAGGCTTGGTGATCAGCGGGCCGGTGCTGCAACAGGAGCCAGAGTCTTTTAAGGCCATGCAGTGCATCCAGATCCCAAATGGAGATCTCCAGAACTCGCCCACAGCTGCCTGCAGAAAAGGGCTACCGTGCCCAGGCAAATGGAGCGGGGAAAGCAGCCAATCAGAAAACAGCAGCAGTGGGGTGAGCACGCCTGGCCTGAAGGAACGGAAATGCCAGGAGGCCAACAAGCGCGGGGGCATGTACTTAGAAGACCTGGATGTGCTGGCGGGGACAGCACTGCGGGACGCGGGCGACCAAAACCACACACATGAGTTCCATTCCCAAGAGAACTTGGTAGTGCATATTCCCAAGGATCACAAACCAGGAACGTTCCCCAAGGCGCTCTCTATCGAAAGCCTCTCGCCCACAGACAATAGCAATGGGGTTAACTGGAGGACCGGTAGCATCTCCCTGGGCAGACAGCAGGGCCCTGGTGCCAGGGAGCCCAGGCTCATGGCGTCCTGCCACAGAGCAAGTCGGGTCAGTATCTATGACAACGTCCCAGGCTCCCATTTGTACGCCAGCACGGGAGATCTTCTGGACTTGGAGAAAGACGATCTCTTCCCTCACTTAGATGACATTCTGCACCATGTCAATGGGCTCCAAGAGGTAGTGGATGACTGGTCGAAAAACATCTTGCCTGAACTGCAAACACATGATGCCTTGGTTGGGGAACCTGGTTTATGCCCCTTCCCGTCTCCTAACCAGATCACCTTAGATTTCGAAGGCAACTCTGTGTCCGAGGGTCGGACAACACCCAGTGATGTGGAAAGAGATGGGACATCTCTTAATGAATCGGAGGCCACTGGggtcagagaaaggagagattcTGGTGTAGGGGCCTCTCTGACCAGGCCAAACAG GCGACTCCGATGGAACAGTTTCCAGCTCTCGCATCAGCCTCAGCCGTCCACAGCGTCGCCCCACATCAGCAACCAGACGGCCGGCCAGCTGAACCTGCTCCAGCGCTTCTCGCTGCTTCGCCTCACGGCCATCATGGAGAAGTACTCCATGTCCAACAAACACGGCTGGACATG GTCAGTTCCAAAGTTCATGAAGAGGATGAAAGTTCCTGATTACAAAGACAAGACCGTCTTTGGTGTTCCTCTCATAGTTCACGTCCAGAGAACGGGACAGCCTCTGCCTCAGAGTATTCAGCAAGCACTGAGATACCTGCGCAGCAACTGCCTCGATCAG GTGGGTCTTTTTCGAAAATCGGGTGTGAAATCTCGAATCCAGGCCTTACGCCAAATGAACGAGAACTTCCCTGAGAACGTCAGCTATGAGGACCAATCCGCTTATGACGTGGCGGATATGGTGAAACAGTTCTTCCgggacctccctgagcctctcttCACCAACAAGCTCAGCGAGACCTTCCTCCACATCTATCAGT ATGTCCCCAAAGAGCAGCGGCTGCAGGCAGTGCAGGCGGCCATCCTGCTGCTGGCGGATGAGAGCAGGGAAGTCCTGCAGACGCTGCTGTGCTTCCTGCACGACGTGGTCAACCTGGTGGAAGAGAACCAGATGACGCCCATGAACCTGGCGGTGTGTCTGGCCCCCTCCCTCTTTCATCTCAACTTAGTGAAGAAAGAAAGCTCCCCCAG AGTCATACAGAAGAAATACGCCACCGGGAAGCCAGATCAAAAGGACCTCAATGAGAATCTGGCAgctgctcaggggctggcccatatGATCATGGCATGCGACAGACTCTTTGAg GTCCCACATGAGTTGGTAGCCCAGTCTCATAACTCGTATGTGGAAGCTGAGATCCATGCTCCAACTCTGGAAGACCTGGGGACCCAGCTGGAAGAGAGCGGGGCGACCTTCCACACTTACCTGGAGCATCTCGTccagggcctccagaaggaagcCAAGGAGAAGTTCAAAGGCTGGGTCACGTGTTCCAGCACAGACAATACAGATCTTGCTTTCAAAAAG GTGGGAGATGGGAATCCGCTGAAGCTGTGGAAGGCTGCCGTGGAGGTGGAAGCGCCCCCCTCGGTGGTTTTGAATCGTGTGCTGAGAGAGCGCCACCTGTGGGATGAGGATTTTGTGCAGTGGAAGGTTGTGGAAACCCTGGACAAGCAAACAGAAATCTATCAGTACGTGTTGAACAGCATGGCCCCCCACCCTTCCAGAGACTTCGTGGTTCTCAG GACCTGGAAAACTGATTTGCCCAAAGGAATGTGTACCCTGGTGTCCCTGTCTGTGGAGCATGAGGAAGCCCAGCTCATGGGTGGCGTGCGGGCCATGGTGATGGATTCTCAGTATTTAATAGAACcttgtggttccggcaagtcaagaCTGACCCACATCTGCAGGATAGACCTGAA AGGTCACTCCCCAGAATGGTACAATAAAGGCTTTGGACATCTGTGTGCGGCAGAAGTTGCCAGGATTAGAAACTCTTTTCAGCCCCTCATTGCTGAAGGTCCGGAAACTAAAATCTGA